A stretch of DNA from Arthrobacter jiangjiafuii:
GCGCAGCACAATGCGCTGCCGGGGCGTGGTGGTGAGGTCCTTGCTGGGGCAGACCGGCTCGCAGTACCCGCACTCGACGCAGCGGTCCACTTCCGCCTCCACGGTCGGGGCAACCTTCAGGTCGGCGATGTAGGCCAGCGGGTCCTCGTTGATGAGCACGCCGGGATTGAGCAGGTTTTCCGGATCGATGAGGGCCTTGAGCTCGCACATGATCCCGTAGAGTTCGTCGCCGTACTGGCGGCGGACAAACGGTGCCATGATCCGGCCGGTGCCGTGTTCGGCCTTGAGCGAGCCGCCGTTGCCGAGCACCAGGTCCACCATGTCCTCGGTGAAGGCCTGGTACCGGGCCAGTTCCACCGGGTCGTCGAAGCGCTCATTGAGCATGAAGTGGATGTTGCCGTCCTTGGCGTGGCCGAAGATGACGGAGTCCTGGTACCGGTGTTCACTGAAGAGCCGCGACAGTTCGCCGCAGGTTCCGGCCAGCGACGGAACCGGAACCACAATGTCTTCGAGCAGCGCGTTGGTGCCGGAGGGGCGGGCTCCGGCCACCGTGGTGTAGAGGCCCTTGCGCAGGTGCCACATGGCGGCGCGGTCCTTCGCCACAGCCGTCATGGCGAACGGGGCGGCCAGCGGCAGCGATTCAAAGAGCGCCCGGGAGGCCTCGCGTTTGTCCGCCAGTTCCTCTCCGGTGCGTCCCTGGTGTTCCACCAGCAGGGCGGCGTGGTCCACGATCTCCAGGCCGCGCAGCTCCGGGGGAGCGGCCGGATCAGCCGCGGCCACGCGCAGCGAAGTGGAGTCCATCAGTTCAATGGTGGTCAGGCCTGTGGCCACCAGCTCCGGCAGGGCACTGGCGGCCCGGTCCAGCGAATCGAAGAACATCAGCCCGGTGGCGACCTGGGGCAGTGCAGGGACCGCGCGGAAGGTTGCCTCCGCCACGAACCCCAGGGTGCCTTCGCTGCCGACCATCAGGTGCGTGAGGATGTCCACCGGGTTCTCGTAGTCCAGGAAGGAGTTCAGCCCGTAGCCCATGGTGTTCTTCATCGCGAAGAGCCGCTCGATGGTGGCCACGGAGTGCCGGTTCGCCACGATCCTGCCGCGCAGCCGCAGGAGTCCGTCGAAGAGTTCCGGTTCAAGCGTGCGCAGCTTCGTTTCGGCGTCCGCCTCGGCCGTGTTGATAAGGGTGCCGGAGGCGAGGATGAGCACCATGGATTCGATGGTCCGGTAGGTGTTGAACTCGGTGCCGCAGGCCATTCCGGAGGAGTTGTTGGCCACCACGCCGCCGATGGTGCAGGCGATTTCGGACGCCGGATCCGGCCCAAGCTTGTAGCCGTGCGCGGCCAGCCGGGAATTCACCGCCCGCACCGTGGCGCCGGGCTGGACCCGGACCCGGGCGCCGCCGTCGAGCACTTCAATGCCCCGGAAATGCTGCCGGGTGTTGATCAGCAGGTGTCCGCTCTGGCTTTGCCCGGACAGGGAGGTTCCGCCGGAGCGGAAGGTGGCGGGGACGCCCAGCGCCCGGCTGCGGCGCAGCAGCGAGGCGACTTCTTCCGCCGTGCGGGGCGTCGCCACCGCCTCGGGGATGAGCAGATAGTGGGAGGCATCGTGCGCCATCTTGCGGCGGTCGATTTCCCGCGTGCTGATGTTCTCCGTGCCGAGCCCCGCGATGGGCGCCGTGGGCTGCCCCGGAGCCTGCGTATCAACGCTCATAGTCTGATCCCGCCGTTCAGAGGGGGAGCGGCAGTGCCCCCGCGCTTCGATGGTACCGGGCGGCCCATGGGCCTGAACTCCTGAGGACCCGGGCCTGTCCCGGCCCGGCTGAACTACTCGCGTAGTTCCTTACCGGGCGCCACGCTCGGCCAGCAGCTTGTCGAGCCGGTCGCTGATCAGCTCCAGCGCCTCGGCCACGGTGGAGTGGATGACGGTTTCCGGGTCACCCTCGAAGAACCGTTCGTGGACATCGGGATGCTGCTGGCCGGCGGCGGTGACGCCGAAAAAGACGGTGCCGGGTTCCTGCCCGTCCTGCGGTTCCGGACCGCCGGATCCGGTGATGGACAGGGTCAGGTCTGCGCCCAGCAGGCGTGCCGTGCCGTCTGCCATCTGCGCGGCGGACTCCGGGGACACTACTGCCTCCGCGGTGACGTCCAGGACCGAGCGCTTCACCGAGGTGGCGTAGGCGGTGAGCCCGCCGAGGAACCAGTCCGACGACGACGGCGCGGCACCCAGGAAGGATGCGAGCAGGCCGCTGGTGAGGGACTCGGAGACCCCAATCCTCACCCCGGTCCCTTCGATCCGGTCGGCGATCCGTTTGGCGGTGGCGGTGGATCCGGCGTCCTGGCGGTCTGTGGGCATGGGTGCTCCTGTTTCCTGCGGCTCTTCCAATGAAGTCGGTTATCGAGCAGGATTTTATCAGGCTGCTTAGTAGCGGGGGCGGGATATGACACTCGAGGGAGAGCGCGATGGAGATTACCGGTGTATCAATGATCGTCCTCTGGGTTCTCTTTGCTGCCGTAATTGCCGGGGTTGCCTTTGGCGTTTACCGGTTTGCGAAAGTGCGCAAGGGAATTTCAGGCGGCAGGAGCGGCCCGGACGCCGGCCCAGACCCCGGCGCCTGACCTGTTCATATCCACCGAGGTCAGGCAGCGGCGACTATGGCGTATCTGCCGCGGTTCTGTGATGGTGGTCAGCAGTAATGCGCCCCGCTGAAAGGCAGTCATGAGAATTGCTTTATTCGCCACCTGCATTGTGGATGCCATGTATCCGCGCACGGCCAGGGCCACCGCAGCCATCCTCGAACGGCTGGGCCACGAGGTGGTGTTCCCCGCCGGGCAGGCCTGCTGTGGGCAGATGCACGTGAACTCCGGCTACCTGCCCGAGGCCGTTCCCGTCGTCCGGAACCATATCGAGGCCTTCGAATCCCAGGAGTACGACGTCGCCGTCGCACCTTCGGGTTCCTGTGTCGCCTCGGTGAAACATCAGCATCCGATGGTTGCCCGTTCCTGCGGGGATGCCGGGCTCGAAGCCCGGGCCGAGGCCGTGGGAGCAAAGACCTACGAACTGTCCGCGCTGCTGACCGACGTCCTGGGCGTCACCGATGCCGCAGCCCAGCTGGGTTCCTGGTTCCCGCATACCGTCACCTACCATCCCAGCTGCCACGGTATGCGGCTGCTGAAACTGGGGGACCGGCAGCTGAACCTGCTCCAAAGCGTCGAGGGCATTGCCGTGGAGGCGCTGCCGCAGGCGGACCAGTGCTGCGGCTTCGGCGGCACGTTCTCCCTAAAGAACGCCGACGTCTCCACGGCCATGCTGGACGACAAGGCAGCGAACATCACCGCCACCGGCGCCGAACTGTGTTCCGGAGGTGATGCCTCCTGCCTGATGCACATTGGCGGCGGGCTGTCCCGGCAGGGCAGCTCCGTGGCCACCCTGCACTTCGCCGAAATCCTCGCCAGCACCAGGGAACATCCGGTCTCCGTCAGCGGCGACGTCCTGGCCGGTGGAAAGGCTTCATCATGAGCAGCACGTATCTGGGCATGCCCACCGCGCCAGTCTTCGGGCAGGGCAACATTAACGCGACCGAGTCCTTTCCGGCGGCGGCCCGCCGGGAACTGGGCAACACCCAGCTGCGCGCCAACCTGGGCCATGCCACTCACACCATCCGGGACAAGCGGCTGCGGGTGGTCGGCGAGCTGCCCGACTGGGAGGAGTTGCGTAACGCCGGCAGCGCCACCAAAGCCGCCGTCATGGCGCAGCTGCCCGAACTGCTGGAGCAGTTCGAGGCGAACTTCACCGCCCGCGGCGGCATCATCCACTGGGCCCGCGACGCCGCAGAGGCCAACGAAATTGTCCACGACCTGATCCGGGAACAGGGCGTGGACGAGGTGGTCAAGGTCAAGTCCATGGCCACCCAGGAGATCGGCCTGAACGAGTATCTGGAAGAGCAGGGCATCGCCGCGTTCGAAACCGACCTCGCTGAGCTGATCGTGCAGCTGGACCACGACAAGCCCAGCCACATCCTGGTGCCGGCCATCCACAAGAACCGCAGCCAGATCCGGGAGATCTTCCTGCGCGAAATGCCGGGCGTGGATCCGGGCCTGACGGACAGCCCTCCGAAGCTGGCCGAGGCCGCCCGGCTGTACCTGCGCCGGAAGTTCCTCTCCGCCAAGGTCGCCATCTCCGGGGCGAACTTCGCAATCGCCGACGCCGGTACCCTCGCCGTCGTCGAATCCGAAGGCAACGGGCGGATGTGCCTGACGCTGCCCGACACCCTGATCACCGTGATGGGGGTGGAGAAGCTGCTGCCGTCCTGGCAGGACCTGGAAGTGTTCATGCAGTTGCTGCCGCGGTCCTCCACGGGGGAGCGGATGAACCCGTACACCTCGCTGTGGACCGGGGTGACGCCGGGGGACGGGCCGCAGAATGTCCATCTGGTGCTGCTGGACAATGGCCGCAGTGCGGCGCTCGCCGATCAAATGGGCCGCTCGGCGCTGCACTGCATCCGCTGTTCGGCCTGCATGAATGTCTGCCCGGTATACGAACGCACCGGCGGCCATGCCTACGGTTCGACCTACCCCGGGCCCATCGGCGCGATCCTCTCGCCGATGATGACGGGGATCCGCTCCGAGGAAAACAGCTCCCTGCCGTACGCCTCCTCGCTGTGCGGGGCCTGCTACGACGCCTGCCCGGTGAAGATCAACATCCCCGAAATCCTGGTGCACCTGCGCGCCGAGGATGTGGACAGCAAACGGGGCAGGAAACCGCCGTCGCAAATGGACCTGCTGATGAAGGGTGCGTCCTGGGCGTTCTCCTCCGGAAAGCACCTGCGCCTGCTGGAGAAAGGCCTGCCGCTGGGCCGGATTGCCGCCGGCCGGAAGAAGAAGATCACCAAGCTCCCCGGCATCGCCGCCGGCTGGACCCGGAGCCGGGACGTGCCGGCACCGCCCGCGGAGTCCTTCCGCGACTGGTGGGCAAAGGAGCACAAGGCATGAGCGCCCGCGAACAGATCCTGGAACGGCTGCGGTCGGCACTGCATGACAACCCTCCGGTGCCGCATATTCCGCGGCACTACCGGGAGCACTCGGGCCTGGACCGGGAGGAACGGATCCAGCTGCTGGTGGACCGGCTGGTGGATTACAAGGCCGGAGTCACCGTGGTGGATGAGGCAGGGCTGGCTCCGCGGATCGCAGAATTGCTGGCCGGCGCGCACAGTTACGTGGTTCCCGAGGGGCTCGACGGCGGCTGGCTGGCCGACGCCGAAGCAGCCGCTCCGGGCCGCCGCCGCGTGGATACCCTCGAGGAACCGCTGAGCGTGGCGGAGCTGGACGCCGTGGACGCCGTCGTCACCGCGAGTGCGGTCGCCGTCGCAGAGACCGGCACGATCATCCTGGACGGCAGCCCCGACCAGGGCCGCCGCGCGATTTCGCTGGTTCCGGACCACCACATCTGCGTGGTGCGCAGCGATCACATAGCCGGGATCCTGCCCGAAGCGCTGCGCCGGCTGGACGGCACCCGCCCGCTGACCTGGATCAGCGGGCCCAGTGCAACGTCGGACATCGAACTGGAACGCGTCGAGGGAGTGCACGGCCCGCGGAACCTGGACGTCATCATCCTCCGGTCCTGATGGCCACCCCTGCGCCTGCGCCCGGCTAGGCGCTGAGCCGGATATCCGGTTGTGCATCCAGGCGCCGCCGGGCGGCACGCTCCTCCAACGGGTTCCGGGGCAGGGCCGTGACACCGGTGACCTGCTCCAGGAAGGCAACGGTCTCGTGCAGGGATTCCATCGCTTCGGGGCGGTGCAGCTGGAACTGATACTCGTGACCGAGCGCCGGGCGGTAGTTCTTCGGCCAGAACCGGCGGACCACCGGCACGCCAAGGTCCTGGAGCCGATCGGCCAGGGGCACTGACTGAGTGAGGGTCAGGTTGTCGCCGTTGCCGCCCGAAATGTAGGTCGGCGGAAAGCGGTGATCCACGTGCTTCGGAATGCACATATGGTCTGCGGCTTCGGTGGCGGCCCAGTCCTTTGATCCGGTGTAGGCCCAGAGGGCCTTCCGCAGGCCCCAGCCCACCGGGCCGGCCATGCGGGCCACTGACTCCAGATCGAAGACGCCGCAGTGCAACAGGATGCCGCAGAGCTGTTCCGGTCCCGCTGCGGGGACAGCCCCGGTGTCCCGGGCATACTCCGGGTTGGTGATGGCCAGCGCCAGCTGCGCGGCCAGCTGGGCACCGGCGGAGTCCCCGGCAAGGACAATCCGGTCAGGGTCCAGTCCGTAGCGGTCCGCATGCTCGCGCACAAAGCCCAGCGCCGCGTTCAGCTCCTTCAGCGCCGCCGGATAAACCGCTTCCGGCGAGATCGAGTAGCCGACCCCGAGCACTGCGTAACCGTATCCGGCAAGGACTTTCAGGTACGGCGCCACGTCTTCCGTGGAACCGGAAATCCACGCTCCGCCGTGGATCCACATCACCACGGGCAGCGGTTTCCGGGCCGCATTCTCGGGAAGGAACAGGTCCAGGGTCGGTTTGGCAGCTGAGCCCAGATAGTGCAGGCCCCGGTGGCCGGTGACCGTGAACCGGGGAATATGGGGGAGGATCTTCTTTACCGGGACCTTGCCCGCGCCGGCGAAGACTCCGCGGATGAGCCATGTCGAGGGCAGGGGATGCCGCCCAAGCGCTACAGCAGCACTGATTCCGGCAGCGGCCACTCCGGCCAGGAGCCCCGCCGCAGTATGCGAGGAGAGCTTCATCCTTTTAAGCTAGGGCCCTGAATTCAGCGGCTTTTTGCCGGTTCCCCGCCGGCAAGCGGTACACCGCTGCCCCCTGCGAGGAATCTCATGCCACCTGGTGTCCGGCGGCACTACGTGTTTTCCGGGCAGTTACCCCGATTCTCTCTGGCGCACCGACACGCAGCTTCGTACTGTTCCCCTCCCGCGGCGGATTTTCAGCCGTCACTGGCGGAACACAAGGGGGGGGCACATGTGGTGGTTTTTCCTGGCCGGGATCGTGGCCGGCACGATTTTGGGTGCGGTGGCGTGTGGATTTCTCCTGCACTGGCTGCAGAGTGCCCGCGAGAAGAGGGCATTGCAGGCCCTGGTCACCCATGTTCATTTGAAAAGGGCGCTGGCTGAGGGCGGGCCGGGGGTCCTTGAACCGGACCATGACGCTGCCCGCTGCCGCTCGGCCGTCGCCGACGTCCGCCAGCAGGTCCGCGACACGCTGAGCGAACTGCGCCCGGGTTCCTCTTCGCCAACGGCAGTGCTGCTGGAAATGCACCGGGCGTGCGACGCGTACCTGCGGGAAACCGACCGCAACGGACGGAACTACGAGGCCAGGCTGCGCGTGTTGCGCCCGGTGCTCAACGAGGGCGCCCGCAGGCTCAGCGGTGCCAGGCACGTCCAGTACCTGGCACCCGGCCAGCGGGAGGCGGCGCATGGAACGACCCTGCCCGCTGCCCGGCCCGAGCCGGGAGGTGACCGGAGCTGGACACGAGGCGAGGGGCGGGCCGAAGCCCGGACCGATGCCCGGCACAAAAGTGAGCGGCGGATGCCGCAGCGAATTCCCTGAGTCAGCGGAACCCGCTGCGGCATCCGCCGCACTGCCTCGCCGCCGGATCAGGCCTGGCTGTTCCCCGTCCGCCAGCCGCCCTTGTATTCCTTCCGGACCGTTTCCGAGAACGGAACCGGGCTGACGGTGGCACGGACATCCAGCTGCCGGTGCGGTTCCACCGTGGTCTTGCCTGTTCCGCCGTCGGGCTCGCCCCACACCACCCGCAGTTCGGTCCCAAGGGGTACCGAGGGATCGATGGTGGCGAGGGAGAGCCCTCGGCGCTCGTTCGCCGAGTAGCCGGTGAACATGGATACCCCGACCACGTTGCCGTCCGCGTCAATGACCGAGTCGTAGTTGGAGGAACCGTAGTTGGCCAGCGGCAGGTCGAAGTACTTGTACGGTTCGTCGGTGCCCAGATGCGACGTGAGGATCTTCCCCAGGTCTTCGGCGTTCCAATCCAGTGTCACTTTGCGGCGCTGGGTTGCCGGATCCATCTGTTCCAGGGCGTCCCGGCCGATGAAGTCGTGGTCGAACTTCACGAAGGAACCGTAGCCGAGGTCCCAGGGCGTGAGGTAGTAGTCCTCGATGTCCGGGCTGACGAAGCTGCCGGCAATGGCGTTGGAGGCTTCGTAGCTGTCCGCGCCCAGCCATTCCCGGTAGGGCTGCAGTTCGTCCCCGGT
This window harbors:
- a CDS encoding LutB/LldF family L-lactate oxidation iron-sulfur protein, with amino-acid sequence MSSTYLGMPTAPVFGQGNINATESFPAAARRELGNTQLRANLGHATHTIRDKRLRVVGELPDWEELRNAGSATKAAVMAQLPELLEQFEANFTARGGIIHWARDAAEANEIVHDLIREQGVDEVVKVKSMATQEIGLNEYLEEQGIAAFETDLAELIVQLDHDKPSHILVPAIHKNRSQIREIFLREMPGVDPGLTDSPPKLAEAARLYLRRKFLSAKVAISGANFAIADAGTLAVVESEGNGRMCLTLPDTLITVMGVEKLLPSWQDLEVFMQLLPRSSTGERMNPYTSLWTGVTPGDGPQNVHLVLLDNGRSAALADQMGRSALHCIRCSACMNVCPVYERTGGHAYGSTYPGPIGAILSPMMTGIRSEENSSLPYASSLCGACYDACPVKINIPEILVHLRAEDVDSKRGRKPPSQMDLLMKGASWAFSSGKHLRLLEKGLPLGRIAAGRKKKITKLPGIAAGWTRSRDVPAPPAESFRDWWAKEHKA
- a CDS encoding alpha/beta hydrolase produces the protein MKLSSHTAAGLLAGVAAAGISAAVALGRHPLPSTWLIRGVFAGAGKVPVKKILPHIPRFTVTGHRGLHYLGSAAKPTLDLFLPENAARKPLPVVMWIHGGAWISGSTEDVAPYLKVLAGYGYAVLGVGYSISPEAVYPAALKELNAALGFVREHADRYGLDPDRIVLAGDSAGAQLAAQLALAITNPEYARDTGAVPAAGPEQLCGILLHCGVFDLESVARMAGPVGWGLRKALWAYTGSKDWAATEAADHMCIPKHVDHRFPPTYISGGNGDNLTLTQSVPLADRLQDLGVPVVRRFWPKNYRPALGHEYQFQLHRPEAMESLHETVAFLEQVTGVTALPRNPLEERAARRRLDAQPDIRLSA
- a CDS encoding CinA family protein, which gives rise to MPTDRQDAGSTATAKRIADRIEGTGVRIGVSESLTSGLLASFLGAAPSSSDWFLGGLTAYATSVKRSVLDVTAEAVVSPESAAQMADGTARLLGADLTLSITGSGGPEPQDGQEPGTVFFGVTAAGQQHPDVHERFFEGDPETVIHSTVAEALELISDRLDKLLAERGAR
- a CDS encoding LutC/YkgG family protein: MSAREQILERLRSALHDNPPVPHIPRHYREHSGLDREERIQLLVDRLVDYKAGVTVVDEAGLAPRIAELLAGAHSYVVPEGLDGGWLADAEAAAPGRRRVDTLEEPLSVAELDAVDAVVTASAVAVAETGTIILDGSPDQGRRAISLVPDHHICVVRSDHIAGILPEALRRLDGTRPLTWISGPSATSDIELERVEGVHGPRNLDVIILRS
- a CDS encoding (Fe-S)-binding protein, which gives rise to MRIALFATCIVDAMYPRTARATAAILERLGHEVVFPAGQACCGQMHVNSGYLPEAVPVVRNHIEAFESQEYDVAVAPSGSCVASVKHQHPMVARSCGDAGLEARAEAVGAKTYELSALLTDVLGVTDAAAQLGSWFPHTVTYHPSCHGMRLLKLGDRQLNLLQSVEGIAVEALPQADQCCGFGGTFSLKNADVSTAMLDDKAANITATGAELCSGGDASCLMHIGGGLSRQGSSVATLHFAEILASTREHPVSVSGDVLAGGKASS
- a CDS encoding FAD-binding and (Fe-S)-binding domain-containing protein — protein: MSVDTQAPGQPTAPIAGLGTENISTREIDRRKMAHDASHYLLIPEAVATPRTAEEVASLLRRSRALGVPATFRSGGTSLSGQSQSGHLLINTRQHFRGIEVLDGGARVRVQPGATVRAVNSRLAAHGYKLGPDPASEIACTIGGVVANNSSGMACGTEFNTYRTIESMVLILASGTLINTAEADAETKLRTLEPELFDGLLRLRGRIVANRHSVATIERLFAMKNTMGYGLNSFLDYENPVDILTHLMVGSEGTLGFVAEATFRAVPALPQVATGLMFFDSLDRAASALPELVATGLTTIELMDSTSLRVAAADPAAPPELRGLEIVDHAALLVEHQGRTGEELADKREASRALFESLPLAAPFAMTAVAKDRAAMWHLRKGLYTTVAGARPSGTNALLEDIVVPVPSLAGTCGELSRLFSEHRYQDSVIFGHAKDGNIHFMLNERFDDPVELARYQAFTEDMVDLVLGNGGSLKAEHGTGRIMAPFVRRQYGDELYGIMCELKALIDPENLLNPGVLINEDPLAYIADLKVAPTVEAEVDRCVECGYCEPVCPSKDLTTTPRQRIVLRREIAAAEDRGDLALAKELRKDYDYDGVQTCAVDGMCVTACPVLINTGDLVRRLRKESANPVADAGWKTAAKHWSTVTVAGGRALDLAKAMPPVLPKAATAVARAVAGADTVPSYETVLPAGGTKRTPLEDPAAVAVYFPACIGTMFGPAGSGSDSDSGGGKGGGVSAAFLELCSRAGVGVRIPAGIDGLCCGTPWKSKGFGKGYAVMTERVLANLWEATGGGALPVVCDAASCTEGLDTMKRLAGESPEYPGLQFIDSVEFVRETLLPQLAVTRKLPSMALHPTCSSTQLGANDALQAVAAAVAEEVFVPPSWGCCAFAGDRGLLHPELTASATDKQAAEINEREFAAYASVNRTCEIGMTAATGHTYRHVLEYLAEATR